A single genomic interval of Mangifera indica cultivar Alphonso chromosome 5, CATAS_Mindica_2.1, whole genome shotgun sequence harbors:
- the LOC123216899 gene encoding LOW QUALITY PROTEIN: transmembrane 9 superfamily member 12-like (The sequence of the model RefSeq protein was modified relative to this genomic sequence to represent the inferred CDS: inserted 1 base in 1 codon) → MPAINCSFLFVLLFLQVCNGFYLPGSYMHTYSNGESIYAKVNSLTSIETELPYSYYSLPYCKPLGGVKKSAENLGELLMGDQIDNSPYRFRMNVSETVFLCITNPLSEHEVKLLKQRTRDLYQVNMILDNLPVMRYAKQNGVTIQWTGFPVGYTPANSNDDYIINHLKFTVLVHEYAGSGVEIIGTGEEGMGVISEADNKKASGYEIVGFEVVPCSVKYDPEVMTKLHMYDNIKTVKCPSELDKSQIIREQERISFTYEVEFVKSSIRWPSRWDAYLKMEGARVHWFSILNSLMVIFFLAGIVFVIFLRTVRRDLTRYEELDKEAQAQMNEELSGWKLVVGDVFREPDHSKLLCVMVGNGVQITGMGVVTIVFAALGFMSPASRGMLLTGMIFLYLFLGIASGYVAVRMWRTIKGSSEGWKSVSWSVSCFFPGIVFVILTVLNFVLWGSRSTGAIPISLYFVLLSLWFCISVPLTLLGGFFGTRAEAIQYPVRTNQIPREIPARKYPSWLLVLGAGTLPFGTLFIELFFILSSIWLGRXLYVFGFLLIVLLLLVVVCAEVSVVLTYMHLCVEDWRWWWKAFFASGSVALYVFLYSINYLVFDLQSLSGPVSAILYLGYSLIMAVAIMLSTGTIGFLMSFYFVHYLFSSVKID, encoded by the exons ATGCCCGCAATAAATTGTTCTTTTCTCTTTGTGCTGTTGTTCTTGCAAGTTTGCAATGGCTTTTATTTGCCCGGAAGTTATATGCACACATACTCAAATGGGGAGTCTATATATGCCAAAGTTAATTCATTGACTTCCATTGAGACTGAGCTTCCATATAGTTATTATAGTTTGCCTTATTGTAAACCACTTGGTGGGGTCAAGAAAAGTGCGGAGAATCTTGGAGAACTCCTTATGGGAGATCAGATTGATAACTCTCCATATCGGTTTCGTATGAATGTGAGTGAGACAGTTTTTCTTTGCATTACAAATCCATTGAGTGAGCATGAGGTTAAGCTCTTGAAACAGAGAACACGGGATTTGTACCAAGTGAATATGATTTTGGACAATTTGCCTGTGATGAGATATGCAAAGCAGAATGGGGTTACTATTCAGTGGACTGGGTTCCCGGTGGGGTATACTCCAGCAAATAGTAATGATGATTACATTATTAATCATCTCAAGTTCACTGTTTTGGTTCATGAGTATGCAGGGAGTGGGGTTGAGATTATCGGTACTGGTGAAGAAGGTATGGGCGTGATTTCAGAAGCTGATAATAAGAAGGCATCTGGATATGAGATTGTTGGTTTTGAGGTTGTACCCTGCAGTGTTAAGTATGATCCAGAAGTCATGACAAAACTTCACAtgtatgataatattaaaacaGTGAAGTGCCCTTCAGAGCTTGACAAGTCTCAAATAATAAGGGAGCAAGAGAGAATTTCATTTACATATGAGGTTGAATTTGTCAAGAGCAGTATAAGATGGCCATCTCGGTGGGATGCTTATTTGAAAATGGAAGGTGCTCGTGTCCACTGGTTCTCAATCCTTAATTCACTGATGGTGATATTTTTCTTGGCTGGTATAGTGTTTGTCATATTCCTGAGGACTGTGAGAAGGGATTTGACAAGGTATGAGGAACTGGACAAGGAAGCTCAAGCACAGATGAATGAGGAACTCTCTGGCTGGAAGCTTGTGGTGGGTGATGTATTCAGAGAACCAGATCATTCAAAACTTCTTTGTGTGATGGTTGGAAATGGAGTTCAGATTACTGGGATGGGCGTTGTCACTATTGTTTTTGCGGCCCTTGGTTTCATGTCACCTGCTTCGCGAGGAATGTTGTTGACAGGGATGATATTTCTGTATCTTTTCTTGGGTATTGCTTCCGGTTATGTTGCTGTACGTATGTGGAGAACCATTAAGGGAAGTTCGGAAGGATGGAAATCGGTTTCTTGGTCTGTTTCTTGCTTCTTTCCTGGAATTGTCTTTGTTATCCTAACAGTATTGAACTTCGTTCTTTGGGGCAGCAGGAGTACTGGTGCTATTCCCATTTCCCTCTATTTTGTGCTTCTGTCCCTTTGGTTCTGTATTTCAGTGCCGCTCACTCTATTGGGTGGGTTCTTCGGGACCAGGGCTGAGGCAATTCAGTATCCTGTACGAACCAACCAGATCCCTAGAGAAATACCTGCTCGCAAGTACCCATCATGGCTTCTGGTTCTTGGTGCAGGAACTCTTCCTTTTGGAACACTGTTCATTGAACTTTTCTTTATTCTATCCAGCATCTGGTTAGGAA TTCTATAtgtgtttggatttttgttgATAGTTCTGTTATTGCTGGTTGTTGTTTGTGCCGAAGTTTCGGTGGTTCTTACATATATGCATCTTTGTGTTGAGGATTGGCGGTGGTGGTGGAAGGCATTCTTTGCTTCAGGTTCGGTTGCACTCTATGTGTTCCTGTACTCGATCAATTACTTGGTGTTTGACCTGCAGAGTCTGAGTGGACCAGTGTCTGCTATACTTTATCTTGGTTATTCACTAATCATGGCAGTTGCAATCATGTTGTCCACCGGCACCATTGGCTTCCTAATGTCTTTCTACTTTGTCCATTACCTGTTCTCATCCGTAAAGATTGATTAA